In Kitasatospora sp. NBC_00240, the following are encoded in one genomic region:
- a CDS encoding MTH1187 family thiamine-binding protein: MIAAFSVTPLGIGEDVGEAVAAAVKVVRASGLPNRTDAMFTSIEGEWDEVMPVIREAIDAVKAYSGRVSTVIKIDDRAGVTDGLRSKVATVEGHLAAGG; encoded by the coding sequence GTGATCGCAGCATTCTCGGTCACCCCGCTGGGCATCGGCGAGGACGTCGGTGAGGCCGTCGCCGCCGCGGTCAAGGTGGTGCGGGCGAGCGGCCTGCCCAACCGCACGGACGCGATGTTCACCAGCATCGAGGGGGAGTGGGACGAGGTGATGCCGGTCATCCGGGAGGCGATCGACGCGGTCAAGGCCTACAGCGGCCGGGTCAGCACCGTGATCAAGATCGACGACCGGGCCGGGGTGACGGACGGGCTCCGCTCGAAGGTGGCGACCGTGGAAGGCCACCTGGCCGCCGGCGGCTGA
- a CDS encoding condensation domain-containing protein produces MSSTRQLEIGLPSGRSGTGPATWGQQAIWDTVRGLGPADAPRYNVALAAPVDPGVPLAPVLDALGQLLELHDSLHTRLSQDDDGRLRQTVDGAGRLTVQVRECADGQEVAAAGRQQLAELAGQPFDVAREWPVRVGLVESGGLVRHLSFVLSHTAADAWGLRRLATDLTAIVLGDTPQALGERFPALQPLDEAAFQRGDRGRRRDANARQHWQRKLALGPDRLFPPPAPPPPGTPATLFPNAVLNSPALARAVPMVAAEHRVSPSSVLLAAASAMTARLSGAPDALLQVVVNNRFLPGLAHAVSTVAAEGLFRLPDAGGEFTDVLRRTHAASIATYRSAYYDKRLLDQDIADLAERDGVVADRSCFFNDTRDLMPPESEPEQGASGGPLDRERSRTTLSWPVEFAPRANVSYALDAVRAQGALELSMTADSAVLPRSDMERFLYGMEELVVATALAPGVG; encoded by the coding sequence GTGAGCTCGACTCGACAGCTGGAGATCGGCCTCCCGTCCGGCCGCTCCGGCACCGGCCCGGCCACCTGGGGCCAGCAGGCGATCTGGGACACCGTACGGGGCCTCGGGCCCGCCGACGCACCCAGGTACAACGTCGCCCTGGCCGCCCCGGTGGACCCGGGCGTACCCCTGGCCCCCGTGCTCGACGCCCTCGGGCAGCTGCTCGAACTGCACGACTCCCTGCACACCCGGCTCAGCCAGGACGACGACGGGCGGCTGCGCCAGACCGTCGACGGGGCCGGCCGTCTCACGGTCCAGGTCCGGGAGTGCGCCGACGGCCAGGAGGTCGCCGCCGCCGGCCGGCAGCAGCTCGCCGAGCTGGCCGGGCAGCCCTTCGACGTCGCCCGGGAGTGGCCGGTCCGGGTCGGGCTGGTCGAATCCGGCGGCCTGGTCCGCCACCTGTCCTTCGTGCTGTCCCACACCGCGGCCGACGCCTGGGGCCTGCGCCGCCTGGCGACCGACCTCACCGCGATCGTGCTGGGCGACACCCCGCAGGCGCTCGGCGAACGGTTCCCGGCCCTCCAGCCGCTCGACGAGGCCGCCTTCCAGAGGGGCGACCGGGGCCGCCGCCGCGACGCCAACGCCCGGCAGCACTGGCAGCGCAAGCTGGCCCTCGGCCCCGATCGGCTCTTCCCGCCACCCGCGCCCCCGCCACCGGGCACACCCGCGACGCTCTTCCCCAACGCGGTGCTCAACTCCCCGGCGCTGGCCAGAGCCGTGCCGATGGTCGCGGCCGAGCACCGGGTGAGCCCCTCCTCCGTCCTGCTCGCGGCCGCCTCGGCGATGACGGCGCGACTCTCCGGGGCGCCGGACGCCCTGCTCCAGGTGGTGGTCAACAACCGCTTCCTGCCCGGCCTCGCGCACGCCGTGAGCACGGTGGCCGCCGAGGGCCTGTTCCGACTGCCGGACGCCGGCGGGGAGTTCACCGACGTGCTGCGCCGTACCCACGCCGCGTCGATCGCCACCTACCGCAGCGCCTACTACGACAAGCGGCTGCTGGACCAGGACATCGCCGACCTCGCGGAGCGGGACGGCGTGGTGGCCGACCGGTCGTGCTTCTTCAACGACACCCGCGACCTGATGCCGCCGGAGTCGGAGCCGGAGCAGGGCGCGTCGGGCGGACCGCTGGACCGGGAGAGGTCACGCACCACCCTGAGCTGGCCGGTGGAGTTCGCGCCGCGCGCCAACGTCAGCTACGCCCTGGACGCCGTCCGGGCGCAGGGCGCGCTGGAGCTCTCGATGACCGCCGACAGCGCCGTCCTCCCGCGCTCCGACATGGAGCGGTTCCTCTACGGCATGGAGGAGTTGGTGGTCGCGACGGCTCTCGCGCCCGGGGTCGGCTGA
- a CDS encoding TetR/AcrR family transcriptional regulator, giving the protein MGMQTQQSQRRRQVLSRERIVEAAVELLDSAGQDALTVRAVTERLSTGAGAIYHHVGNMGELLTAATESVVVGALAARPDPAEAPRAARAAAEEIRGVALALYDAVCAHPWLATQLAVQLTRSPWGAVTPRVFESIGRHVRTLGLPRRDWFAATSTLVHYILGATAQNAQDPGDAGRGTGSGAEPDRAEFLGSASRAWQALDPEEYPFIHDIAEQMREHDDREQFLTGIDLVLAGIAATRPAAGPGHHPRAG; this is encoded by the coding sequence ATGGGCATGCAGACACAGCAGTCGCAAAGACGCAGGCAGGTGCTCTCCCGCGAGCGCATCGTCGAAGCAGCCGTCGAGCTGCTGGACTCGGCCGGGCAGGACGCCCTGACCGTCCGGGCGGTGACCGAGCGCCTCTCCACCGGGGCCGGAGCGATCTACCACCATGTCGGCAACATGGGTGAGCTGCTGACCGCTGCGACCGAGAGCGTCGTCGTCGGCGCCCTGGCCGCACGCCCCGACCCCGCCGAAGCCCCCAGGGCCGCCCGGGCAGCCGCGGAGGAGATCCGTGGTGTCGCACTGGCCCTGTACGACGCGGTCTGCGCGCACCCGTGGCTCGCGACCCAGCTCGCCGTGCAGCTCACCCGCAGCCCCTGGGGGGCGGTGACACCGCGGGTCTTCGAGAGCATCGGCCGACACGTGCGCACGCTGGGCCTACCAAGACGTGACTGGTTCGCCGCGACCTCGACGCTGGTCCACTACATCCTCGGCGCCACCGCCCAGAACGCCCAGGACCCCGGCGACGCCGGCCGAGGCACCGGCTCCGGGGCCGAGCCGGACCGTGCCGAGTTCCTCGGCTCCGCCTCCCGGGCCTGGCAGGCCCTGGACCCCGAGGAGTACCCGTTCATCCACGACATCGCCGAGCAGATGCGCGAGCACGACGACCGGGAGCAGTTCCTCACCGGCATCGACCTCGTCCTCGCCGGCATCGCCGCCACCCGCCCGGCCGCAGGCCCCGGCCACCACCCCCGGGCCGGATGA
- a CDS encoding FAD-dependent monooxygenase: MYDVMIVGAGPVGLFLAAELALADCSVVVLEQDPEPATAWKRLPLGLRGLNAGSVEAFHRRGTLPELLDASGVDAARVGADPQGSTAPRDVSHFAGLPVDASRIDPGAHSLRLPGPAMEGIMTSLDAVGSVLERRAARLGARIVRGARLDALTQDGGGVAVRAGGHEYRARRLVGCDGGRSTVRRLAGFAFVGTEPLFTGYVARVDFADPEQLGMGFRHTPTGMYLRTPFEGHLGMMDFDGGAFDRSQPLTREHLQSVLRRVSGTDATLNEVHLASSFTDRAMQATSYRQGRVLLAGDAAHIHSPLGGQGLNLGLGDAMNLGWKLAATVHGTAPEGLLDTYTAERHPVGAAVLDWSRAQVATMQPGPNTPALRKLLTGLLDTRDGATHVFRNTSGLAHRYDLGSDLPLVGCTGPDFHLADGTRLADLLHQGHGVVLDFTTDRRLKDAATAWKDRIHHAAGPAADDLGYSAVLVRPDGVVAWAQDRGSDGGPETFRHAAGRWFGSPTA; encoded by the coding sequence ATGTACGACGTGATGATCGTGGGGGCCGGCCCGGTGGGCCTGTTCCTCGCCGCCGAACTCGCGCTGGCCGACTGCTCGGTGGTGGTGCTGGAGCAGGACCCGGAGCCCGCCACCGCCTGGAAGCGGCTCCCGCTGGGCCTACGGGGCCTCAACGCCGGTTCGGTCGAGGCGTTCCACCGCCGCGGGACGCTGCCCGAGCTGCTGGACGCCTCGGGCGTCGACGCGGCCCGTGTCGGCGCGGATCCGCAGGGATCGACGGCCCCGCGCGACGTGAGCCATTTCGCGGGCCTGCCCGTCGACGCGAGCCGCATCGACCCCGGCGCCCACTCCTTGAGGCTCCCCGGCCCGGCCATGGAGGGCATCATGACCAGCCTCGACGCGGTCGGAAGCGTCCTGGAGCGGCGCGCGGCCCGGCTCGGCGCCCGGATCGTCCGCGGTGCCCGGCTGGACGCCCTGACCCAGGACGGGGGCGGCGTCGCCGTACGGGCGGGCGGCCACGAGTACCGGGCGCGCCGGCTCGTGGGATGCGACGGCGGACGCAGCACGGTGCGCCGGCTGGCCGGCTTCGCCTTCGTCGGCACCGAACCGCTGTTCACCGGCTACGTCGCCCGCGTGGACTTCGCGGACCCCGAGCAGCTGGGCATGGGGTTCCGGCACACGCCCACCGGCATGTACCTGCGCACGCCCTTCGAGGGGCACCTGGGCATGATGGACTTCGACGGCGGGGCCTTCGACCGCTCGCAGCCACTGACCCGCGAACACCTGCAGTCGGTGCTGCGCCGCGTCAGCGGCACCGACGCGACCTTGAACGAGGTCCACCTCGCCTCCAGCTTCACCGACCGCGCCATGCAGGCCACGAGCTACCGCCAGGGCCGCGTCCTGCTCGCCGGCGACGCCGCCCACATCCACTCCCCGCTCGGCGGCCAGGGCCTGAATCTCGGGCTCGGCGACGCGATGAACCTCGGCTGGAAACTGGCCGCCACCGTTCACGGCACCGCGCCCGAGGGCCTGCTCGACACCTATACCGCCGAACGCCACCCCGTCGGCGCGGCCGTCCTCGACTGGTCCCGCGCGCAGGTGGCCACGATGCAGCCCGGCCCGAACACCCCCGCCCTGCGCAAGCTGCTCACCGGCCTCCTCGACACCCGCGACGGGGCCACCCACGTCTTCCGCAACACCTCGGGACTGGCCCACCGCTACGACCTGGGCAGCGACCTGCCCCTGGTCGGCTGCACCGGCCCGGACTTCCACCTCGCCGACGGCACCCGCCTGGCCGACCTGCTGCACCAAGGACACGGCGTCGTCCTCGACTTCACCACCGACCGCCGCCTGAAGGACGCGGCCACGGCCTGGAAGGACCGCATCCACCACGCCGCCGGGCCGGCCGCCGACGACCTCGGGTACAGCGCCGTACTCGTGCGCCCCGACGGAGTCGTCGCCTGGGCCCAGGACCGTGGCTCGGACGGCGGTCCCGAGACGTTCCGGCACGCCGCCGGCCGCTGGTTCGGCAGTCCGACCGCCTGA
- a CDS encoding glycerophosphodiester phosphodiesterase, translating into MTDRPITGTGSHDDETGGTARGGATPAGASRRGFLRAAGAVGLGTVAVAAAGAGEAAAAPADPSADSSGGEGGRAAGTTPPVRTGTGLDRLPHPLVIGHRGASGYRPEHTLGSYELALQLGADVIEQDLVPTKDGQLVVRHENNIAETTDVADHPEFAARRTTKTIDGQSLTGWFTEDFTLAELRTLRAKERLPQQRQRNTLYDGRWPIPTFREVVDFAEKRSRTLGRDVWLYVETKHPSYFRSIGLPLEERLATELRRAGLAGRRGRAILQSFEPSSLQRLAALVENPRVQLLGDAASRPYDFVLAGDTRKVADLVTPTGLQWIASFAHGIGPTTQLIAPVDATGKLQPPTTLVPDAHRAGLVLHPYTVRNENGFLPVDHRRGTDPAAYGDALSWSKYLYELGVDGFFTDQSDTAVLARADFWASHGVH; encoded by the coding sequence ATGACGGACCGCCCGATCACTGGCACCGGCAGTCACGACGACGAGACCGGCGGGACGGCGAGGGGCGGCGCCACCCCGGCCGGCGCCTCGCGCCGCGGGTTCCTGCGCGCGGCCGGCGCGGTCGGGCTCGGTACCGTCGCGGTGGCCGCCGCCGGCGCCGGCGAGGCCGCCGCGGCACCCGCCGACCCGTCCGCCGACTCCTCCGGCGGTGAGGGCGGGCGCGCCGCCGGCACCACCCCGCCGGTCCGCACCGGTACCGGCCTCGACCGGCTCCCGCACCCGCTGGTGATCGGCCACCGCGGGGCCAGCGGCTACCGCCCCGAGCACACCCTCGGGTCCTACGAGCTCGCCCTGCAGCTCGGGGCCGACGTGATCGAGCAGGACCTGGTGCCCACCAAGGACGGCCAGCTCGTCGTCCGGCACGAGAACAACATCGCCGAGACCACCGACGTCGCGGACCATCCGGAGTTCGCGGCCCGCCGGACCACGAAGACCATCGACGGCCAGAGCCTGACCGGCTGGTTCACCGAGGACTTCACCCTCGCCGAGCTGCGCACCCTGCGGGCCAAGGAGCGGCTGCCGCAGCAGCGCCAGCGCAACACGCTGTACGACGGCCGGTGGCCGATCCCGACCTTCCGCGAGGTGGTCGACTTCGCCGAGAAGCGCTCGCGCACCCTCGGCCGGGACGTCTGGCTGTACGTCGAGACCAAGCACCCCAGCTACTTCCGCTCGATCGGGCTCCCGCTGGAGGAGCGGCTCGCCACCGAGCTGCGCCGCGCCGGGCTGGCCGGCCGGCGCGGCCGGGCGATCCTGCAGTCCTTCGAGCCGAGCAGCCTGCAGCGGCTGGCCGCACTGGTCGAGAACCCGCGGGTCCAGCTGCTGGGCGACGCCGCCTCCCGGCCGTACGACTTCGTGCTCGCCGGGGACACCCGCAAGGTCGCGGACCTGGTCACCCCGACCGGTCTGCAGTGGATCGCCTCCTTCGCGCACGGCATCGGCCCGACCACGCAGCTGATCGCACCGGTGGACGCCACCGGCAAGCTGCAGCCGCCGACCACGCTGGTGCCCGACGCCCACCGGGCCGGCCTGGTGCTGCACCCCTACACCGTGCGCAACGAGAACGGCTTCCTGCCCGTGGACCACCGGCGCGGCACCGACCCGGCCGCGTACGGGGACGCCCTCAGCTGGTCCAAGTACCTGTACGAGCTGGGCGTGGACGGGTTCTTCACCGACCAGAGCGACACCGCGGTGCTCGCCCGGGCCGACTTCTGGGCCTCGCACGGCGTGCACTGA
- a CDS encoding alpha/beta hydrolase: MAPQPAYLVLPGYQNSGPGHWQSIWEREDSAFRRVEQEDWDHPDPDAWTDTLQRAVTGRPGPVVLVAHSLGCTTVARWAARTPAAGRAGVLGALLVAPPDVDRAEVPEIKGFLPVELQPLPFPSIVVAGSDDPWCAPERSRLFADSWGARYVDLGPVGHVNAGSGLGSWPEGRALLDALTA, encoded by the coding sequence ATGGCACCGCAGCCCGCCTACCTCGTCCTGCCCGGGTACCAGAACTCCGGCCCCGGGCACTGGCAGAGCATCTGGGAGCGCGAGGACTCCGCCTTCCGCCGGGTGGAGCAGGAGGACTGGGACCATCCGGACCCGGACGCCTGGACCGACACCCTGCAGCGCGCCGTGACCGGCCGGCCTGGCCCGGTGGTACTGGTCGCCCACAGCCTGGGCTGCACCACCGTCGCCCGCTGGGCCGCCCGCACCCCGGCCGCCGGACGCGCCGGGGTGCTGGGGGCCCTGCTGGTGGCACCGCCCGACGTCGACCGCGCGGAAGTCCCCGAGATCAAGGGGTTCCTGCCGGTCGAGCTCCAGCCGCTGCCCTTCCCGAGCATCGTGGTCGCCGGCAGCGACGACCCCTGGTGCGCCCCGGAGCGCTCGCGCCTGTTCGCGGACAGCTGGGGCGCCCGGTACGTCGACCTCGGGCCGGTCGGGCACGTCAACGCCGGCTCGGGGCTCGGTTCCTGGCCCGAGGGCCGGGCCCTGCTCGACGCGCTGACCGCCTGA